In a genomic window of Rhopalosiphum maidis isolate BTI-1 chromosome 4, ASM367621v3, whole genome shotgun sequence:
- the LOC113561047 gene encoding UDP-glucuronosyltransferase 2B17-like: MTAAVVKSTGRWSVGLQAAAVTITVLSLTCTSPANGARILAVFPYNGHSHFAMAEPLMVALSERGHHVTVISPFPRRKDSGADGDGVGRYIDVDVSDTLPPVISQLNVTNEFQHRVDPITGLRDLCHMNHRVCEATFEHPQVRALIREPRAFDVVFAEAFATDCFAAFAHAYDAPLVSIRTSDYSPQLNRRVANPQNPAYLVNHLLEYTGHDMSFVQRLINALATHFGAVGYHAFSDGPSTELVRRHFGHGTPSVPEIARRRTALVLVNSHHSLSQPRPTVPNVIEVGGLHIAQPAKLQNATNEWKNYCDLCDQGIIYVSFGSLLKGSSFPVQFTTAFVQAFEALPYCVLWKYEGELISKRIRVSKWMPQQQILSHKNIKAFITHGGLMGVMEAVFFAVPMIGIPVFGDQQSNIANCIAKGIAIGLDYRQITEQKLIKSIQAIITDSKYRSKASELSARFRDRPTSPIETAVFWTEYVIRHGNATNTASPAIDYDFHQYFLLDVVGVGLSIFVFLFYIAFRLKKCIR; this comes from the exons aTGACGGCCGCAGTCGTAAAATCCACTGGTCGTTGGTCGGTAGGGCTACAGGCGGCCGCGGTGACGATTACTGTATTATCGCTAACGTGTACGTCCCCGGCCAACGGTGCTAGGATACTAGCCGTGTTCCCGTACAACGGCCACAGTCACTTCGCCATGGCCGAACCGCTGATGGTCGCCTTGTCCGAACGCGGTCACCACGTGACCGTGATCAGCCCGTTCCCGCGACGCAAAGACAGTGGCGCCGACGGCGACGGCGTAGGTCGATACATAGACGTGGACGTGTCGGACACGCTTCCGCCGGTCATAAGCCAGCTAAACGTGACGAATGAGTTCCAACACCGCGTGGATCCAATTACCGGGCTCCGGGACCTGTGCCACATGAACCACCGCGTGTGTGAGGCCACTTTCGAACACCCTCAGGTCCGTGCTCTAATCCGCGAGCCCCGCGCGTTCGACGTGGTGTTCGCCGAAGCGTTCGCCACCGACTGTTTCGCAGCATTCGCGCACGCGTACGACGCACCGTTGGTGTCTATCCGGACGTCCGACTACTCGCCGCAACTCAACCGGCGCGTGGCCAACCCGCAGAACCCCGCGTACCTGGTCAACCACCTGCTCGAGTATACCGGCCACGACATGTCGTTCGTCCAGCGGCTAATCAACGCGCTGGCCACGCACTTCGGTGCGGTCGGCTATCACGCCTTCTCCGACGGTCCGTCCACCGAGCTAGTCCGGCGGCACTTCGGGCACGGTACACCGTCCGTTCCGGAAATCGCGCGCCGGCGCACCGCACTTGTGCTAGTCAACAGTCATCACAGCTTGTCCCAGCCCCGTCCAACGGTGCCCAACGTGATAGAGGTGGGCGGCTTGCACATCGCACAGCCCGCGAAATTGCAAAACGCGACAAAC GAATGGAAAAATTACTGCGATTTGTGTGACCAAGGCATTATTTACGTGTCTTTTGGCTCGTTGTTGAAGGGATCGTCGTTTCCAGTTCAATTCACAACGGCGTTCGTACAGGCTTTCGAAGCGCTACCGTATTGCGTACTATGGAAATACGAGGGTGAATTGATATCCAAACGGATTAGAGTGTCTAAGTGGATGCCTCAACAGCAGATTCTGA GTCACAAGAATATCAAGGCGTTCATAACTCACGGTGGCCTTATGGGCGTAATGGAGGCCGTGTTCTTTGCAGTACCGATGATTGGCATACCTGTGTTTGGTGATCAACAGTCAAACATCGCCAACTGTATTGCAAAAGGCATAGCCATCGGACTCGACTACCGACAGATCACTGAACAAAAACTGATCAAAAGCATACAAGCAATCATCACAGATAGCAA ATACCGATCAAAAGCATCAGAGTTGTCAGCAAGATTCAGGGACAGGCCAACAAGCCCAATTGAAACAGCCGTGTTTTGGACAGAATACGTGATCAGGCACGGCAATGCAACCAACACCGCATCTCCGGCAATAGATTATgattttcatcaatattttttgttagacGTAGTTGGCGTCGGACTGtcgatttttgtatttttattttatatagcgttccgattaaaaaaatgtatacgataa